A genomic stretch from Falco cherrug isolate bFalChe1 chromosome 1, bFalChe1.pri, whole genome shotgun sequence includes:
- the CCNI gene encoding cyclin-I isoform X1 has protein sequence MKFSGPLESQRLSLLLETAISREAQMWKAHVPKIQPNQDVAISPKQRDEVIQWLAKLKYQFHLYPETLALAISLLDRFLAAVKARPKYLNCIAISCFFLAAKTIEEDERIPVLKVLARDSFCGCSPAEIRRMEKIILDKLNWDLHMATPLDFLHIFHAVAVSNRPQLLTILPKLSPSQHVAALTKQLLHCMACYQLLQFKGSMLALAIVSLELEKLLPDWLALIIELLQKAQMDSSQLIHCRELVAHHLSTLQSSLLPNSVYVYSPLQHTLVTCNRGAFKCQPSSVPGPGFSKDNGRPEVPVTGTAALYQRLPAPSGCKQASAKRKVEEMEVDDFYDGIKRLYNEDIAPEVVALENMGSVCGADVSRQEGNVSPCPPLQPVSVM, from the exons GATGTAGCCATTTCTCCAAAGCAGAGGGATGAGGTCATTCAGTGGCTGGCCAAGCTCAAATACCAGTTCCACCTTTATCCAGAAACGCTCGCCCTGGCCATCAGCCTTTTGGACAGGTTTTTAGCTGCAGTAAAg GCCCGTCCAAAGTACTTGAACTGTATTGCAatcagctgcttcttccttgctGCAAAGACCATTGAGGAAGAtgag AGGATTCCAGTACTGAAGGTGTTGGCTCGGGATAGCTTTTGTGGTTGTTCTCCAGCTGAAATTCGCCGAATGGAGAAGATTATCCTGGATAAACTGAACTGGGATCTTCACATGGCAACGCCACTGGATTTCCTTCATATT TTCCACGCAGTTGCGGTGTCCAACAGGCCTCAGCTACTGACCATCCTGCCCAAGCTGAGTCCCTCTCAGCACGTGGCAGCGCTcaccaagcagctgctgcactgcatGGCCTGTtaccagctgctgcagttcaaGGGCTCCATGCTGGCGCTGGCCATCGTCAGCCTggagctggagaagctgctCCCCGACTGGCTGGCTCTCATCATCGAGCTGCTCCAGAAGGCACAG ATGGATAGCTCGCAGCTGATCCACTGCCGGGAGCTTGTGGCACATCACCTTTCCACTCTGCAGTCTTCTCTGCTGCCCAATTCTGTATATGTCTACAGTCCCCTCCAGCATACCCTGGTGACCTGTAACAGAGGAGCGTTCAAATGCCAGCCCTCCTCTGTCCCAGGGCCAGGTTTCTCCAAGGACAACGGCAGGCCAGAAGTGCCAGTCACAGGTACAGCCGCGCTCTACCAGCGTCTGCCAGCTCCCAGCGGTTGCAAGCAAGCCTCTGCCAAGCGTAAAGTGGAAGAGATGGAAGTGGATGACTTCTACGATGGTATCAAGCGTCTCTACAACGAAGACATTGCTCCAGAGGTAGTGGCTCTTGAAAACATGGGCTCTGTTTGTGGCGCTGATGTCTCGAGGCAGGAGGGCAACGTTTCCCCTTGTCCACCTTTACAGCCAGTGTCTGTTATGTAG